A single window of Paroedura picta isolate Pp20150507F chromosome 8, Ppicta_v3.0, whole genome shotgun sequence DNA harbors:
- the ABCC2 gene encoding ATP-binding cassette sub-family C member 2 isoform X2, whose translation MFVTPQINPEASLCQCGSSSHRGRGKSLKSSRRNSARVVCNLGGLLNSSFLDRGDADLPICFEQTVLTWVPLGFIWIFGPWQLLPLCISKTKKLSFTRIYVAKQTLTILLLLLALAELVITIVQAGKQQSTPAVRYTNPALHSITWLLVLMIHCTCRFAARRDSWTLFFFLILSLLCDVFQLQTLIRQAIQGLISDIPRFCLFTVSYGAQLFLLIISAVSDTAPEMKEAAKKNPEITASFLSLITFNWYNRILLKGYKKPLEMDDLWELKDADKTSRVSGMFEKNMQAGIKKAQRKLEIRHCQRRHRSPITDQMNGLSKAQSQDALVLEEKHQKPKKKGDKGDVRRDYAKHWLLVAMMYTFSGNLLKSVVLKVVHDLLVFVSPQLLKLMISFVSDQEAYIWHGYLYALLLFATALVQSICLQQYFLLCFKLGMNVRTTLMAAIYKKALTVSNTTRKESTVGETVNLMSADAQRFMDFTNFVHQLWSAPLQIVLSIVFLWGELGPSMLAGIGVMILLLPINALLVTKARDIQMKNMKNKDERMKIMNEVLSGIKILKLFAWEPSFEQRIGQIRVRELKGLLNFSYLQAVAIFLFTCAPVIVSVVTFAVYVMVDDTHVLDAQKAFTSISLFNVLRFPLTMLPLVFSSLVQVNVSTERLERYLGSDDLDTSAIWQEPNPDCAVHFSDSSFAWEQNSDAAIKDITLKVPHGHLVAIVGAVGSGKSSLLSAMLGEMENIKGHINIQGSVAYVPQQAWIQNATLKDNILFGSPLDEARYQQVLEACALLPDMQLLPGGDLTEIGEKGINLSGGQKQRVSLARAVYNNADIYLLDDPLSAVDSHVGRHIFDKVLGPDGLLRHKTRILVTHSLNFLAQVDDIVMLVAGTVSEQGSYSNLLANGGEFAQLLITYGNQQENKAEEEAIVGMGEDLEFSGDSEPGAEEMPADVVTMTQKNEASIQQKNFTRSLSSSSNMSLVRASQRKLKQLKSVEEVKGQRLIENEAMETGKVKFSVYLQYLHAVGSGFYTCVFIAYLGQYAAVVGSSLWLSAWTNDAQQLSLNETYSTAQRDMRVGVYGALGVVQALFLLAGSFLAASGAVQASRILHQRLIRNILRAPMSFFDTTPTGRIVNRFAKDIFTVDETIPMSFRSWLSCFLGILSTLLLICLATPFFAIVIVPLSILYYLVQQFYVTTSRQLRRLDSVTRSPIYSHFSETVSGLSVIRAYRHQERFLLHNEKIVDLNQKSVYSWIISNRWLAVRLEFVGNLVVFFSALLAVFSKDSGSLTSGIVGLSISSALNVTQTLNWLVRMTSELETNIVAVERVHEYSQVASEAPWVTAQRPPPNWPSRGEISIMDYRVRYRPELELVLDGINCDIKSTEKVGVVGRTGAGKSSLTNCLFRILEAAGGKILIDGLDIATLGLHDLRQNLTIIPQDPVLFSGTLRMNLDPFDQYSDEEVWRALELAHLKPYVHNLPEGLSHLVSEAGENMSVGQRQLLCLARALLRKSKILILDEATAAVDMETDHLIQETIRTEFASCTVLTIAHRLHTIMDSNRVMVLQAGKIVEFNNPEQLLEEGGIFASMAKDAGITGTLDTSL comes from the exons ATGTTTGTCACTCCTCAAATAAACCCTGAAGCCTCTTTGTGTCAATGTGGGTCTTCTTCACATAGAGGTCGTGGCAAGTCTTTGAAGAGCTCCAGAAGAAATTCTGCCAGAGTTGTATGCAACCTTGGAGGGCTTCTG AACTCCTCTTTCCTGGATCGTGGCGATGCTGACCTGCCAATCTGCTTTGAGCAGACTGTCCTCACATGGGTCCCTCTGGGCTTTATCTGGATCTTTGGTCCATGGCAGCTTCTCCCGCTGTGCATATCCAAGACGAAGAAATTATCATTCACTCGCATTTACGTCGCTAAGCAG ACACTGACTATTCTACTCTTACTATTGGCACTAGCTGAGTTGGTCATCACCATTGTCCAAGCTGGAAAGCAACAATCAACCCCTGCTGTCCGATACACAAATCCTGCACTCCATAGCATCACTTGG CTACTTGTTTTGATGATCCATTGCACCTGTCGCTTTGCTGCACGCAGAGACTCATggactctcttcttcttcctcatcctttCTCTGCTCTGTGATGTGTTTCAGCTGCAGACTCTGATTCGGCAAGCAATCCAG GGCCTCATCTCTGACATACCACGTTTCTGCCTCTTCACTGTCTCCTATGGGGCTCAGCTCTTTTTGTTGATCATCTCTGCAGTTTCGGACACTGCCCCTGAAATGAAAGAAGCAGCAAAGAAG AACCCAGAAATCACAGCCTCCTTCCTGAGCCTTATCACCTTCAACTGGTACAACAG GATATTGCTGAAAGGCTATAAGAAGCCATTGGAGATGGATGACCTATGGGAACTGAAAGATGCAGACAAGACCAGTCGAGTTTCAGGCATGTTTGAGAAGAACATGCAAGCTGGCATTAAAAAGGCCCAGCGGAAACTGGAGATCCGGCACTGCCAGAGGAGGCATCGGTCACCAATCACTGACCAGATGAATGGCTTAAGCAAGGCCCAGAGTCAGGATGCCTTGGTTCTG GAAGAAAAACACCAGAAACCAAAGAAAAAGGGGGACAAAGGAGACGTCAGACGAGACTACGCAAAGCATTGGCTGCTTGTGGCTATGATGTACACCTTTTCTGGGAACCTGCTGAAATCAGTGGTGTTGAAGGTGGTGCATGACTTGCTAGTGTTTGTGAGCCCACAGTTGCTGAA GCTGATGATCTCCTTTGTGTCGGATCAAGAGGCTTACATTTGGCACGGCTACCTCTACGCATTGCTGCTGTTTGCCACTGCACTAGTGCAGTCTATCTGTCTGCAGCAATATTTCCTCCTCTGTTTCAAGCTGGGCATGAATGTTCGCACCACACTCATGGCTGCCATCTATAAGAAG GCGCTCACGGTCTCCAATACCACGCGCAAGGAATCCACGGTCGGTGAAACAGTGAACCTGATGTCTGCCGATGCCCAGCGCTTTATGGACTTCACAAACTTCGTGCACCAGCTGTGGTCAGCTCCGCTACAGATTGTGCTGTCTATTGTGTTTCTGTGGGGAGAGCTGGGCCCGTCCATGCTTGCTGGGATTGGAGTCATGATACTGCTTCTGCCCATCAATGCCTTGCTGGTCACCAAGGCCCGTGACATCCAG ATGAAGAACATGAAAAACAAGGATGAGCGCATGAAAATAATGAATGAAGTTCTCAGTGGCATCAAG ATCCTGAAGCTGTTTGCCTGGGAGCCATCGTTTGAGCAGCGAATCGGGCAGATCCGGGTGCGGGAGCTGAAGGGGCTGCTGAATTTTTCCTACCTGCAGGCAGTTGCCATCTTCCTCTTCACCTGCGCTCCTGTCATA GTCTCTGTGGTAACATTTGCTGTTTATGTAATGGTGGATGATACGCACGTCTTAGATGCACAGAAGGCCTTCACCTCTATCTCTCTCTTTAATGTGCTGCGCTTCCCTCTCACCATGCTGCCTCTGGTGTTCTCCTCCCTGGTGCAG GTCAATGTATCTACAGAGCGGCTTGAACGGTACCTGGGAAGTGATGACCTGGACACTTCTGCAATATGGCAGGAACCCAACCCTG ACTGTGCTGTGCATTTTTCTGACTCTTCCTTTGCCTGGGAACAGAACTCTGATGCCGCCATTAAAGA CATAACCCTGAAAGTTCCACACGGGCACTTGGTGGCCATTGTGGGGGCTGTGGGATCTGGAAAATCCTCTTTGTTGTCCGCCATGCTGGGTGAGATGGAGAACATCAAGGGGCATATCAATATTCAG GGCTCCGTGGCGTATGTGCCTCAACAGGCCTGGATCCAGAATGCTACACTGAAGGACAACATCCTTTTTGGGTCGCCCCTTGATGAAGCCCGATACCAGCAGGTGCTCGAGGCATGTGCCCTACTTCCAGACATGCAGCTGCTCCCCGGAGGAGACCTTACAGAGATTGGGGAGAAG GGAATTAACCTAAGTGGAGGCCAGAAACAACGTGTCAGCCTGGCTAGAGCTGTATACAACAATGCAGATATCTACTTGCTGGATGATCCCCTCTCAGCTGTGGATTCACATGTAGGACGGCATATTTTTGACAAAGTATTGGGACCAGATGGGCTGCTGCGGCATAAG ACGCGGATACTAGTGACCCACAGCCTGAATTTCCTGGCACAAGTTGATGACATTGTGATGCTGGTGGCTGGAACCGTGTCAGAACAAGGTTCTTATAGCAACTTACTGGCCAATGGTGGGGAGTTTGCACAGTTGCTCATCACCTATGGGAACCAGCAAGAGAACAAAGCTGAAGAGGAAGCAATAG TGGGGATGGGTGAAGATCTGGAGTTCAGTGGAGACTCTGAGCCTGGAGCTGAAGAGATGCCAGCTGACGTAGTGACCATGACCCAGAAGAACGAAGCCAGTATCCAGCAGAAGAACTTCACCCGCAG ccttagcagcagcagcaacatgtcCCTTGTCAGGGCCAGTCAAAGAAAACTGAAGCAGTTGAAGTCAGTGGAGGAAGTGAAAGGACAGAGGCTGATCGAAAATGAGGCTATGGAAACTGGCAAG GTGAAGTTCTCTGTGTACCTGCAGTATTTGCATGCTGTTGGAAGTGGATTCTACACATGTGTCTTCATTGCCTACCTGGGGCAATATGCGGCCGTAGTGGGTTCCAGCCTGTGGCTTAGTGCCTGGACGAATGATGCTCAGCAGCTGAGCCTGAATGAGACCTACTCAACTGCCCAACGTGACATGCGTGTTGGAGTCTATGGGGCACTGGGTGTGGTCCAAG CTCTTTTCCTACTGGCTGGATCCTTTCTTGCTGCCAGTGGCGCTGTACAAGCCTCCCGCATCCTGCACCAGCGACTGATCAGGAACATCCTCCGGGCACCCATGAGTTTCTTTGATACAACGCCAACTGGCCGCATTGTGAATAGGTTTGCCAAG GACATTTTCACAGTGGATGAGACCATTCCGATGTCATTCCGCAGCTGGCTGAGCTGCTTTCTGGGAATTCTCAGTACACTGCTGCTGATCTGCCTGGCTACGCCTTTCTTCGCCATTGTCATCGTGCCGCTGAGTATCCTCTACTACTTAGTTCAG CAATTCTATGTGACCACATCCCGCCAGCTGCGGCGCCTGGACTCAGTCACCCGGTCGCCCATCTATTCCCACTTCAGTGAGACGGTGTCAGGCCTCTCTGTTATCCGGGCCTACAGGCACCAAGAGCGCTTCCTGCTGCACAATGAGAAGATTGTGGACCTCAACCAGAAGTCTGTATACTCTTGGATCATTTCCAACAG GTGGTTGGCGGTGCGCCTAGAATTCGTGGGCAATCTTGTGGTTTTCTTTTCAGCACTGCTGGCTGTCTTTTCCAAAGACTCTGGCTCTTTGACAAGTGGCATTGTGGGACTGTCCATCTCCTCAGCTCTCAAT GTGACCCAGACTCTCAACTGGTTGGTACGGATGACATCGGAGCTGGAGACCAATATTGTAGCAGTAGAGCGAGTACATGAATATTCACAGGTGGCAAGTGAG GCCCCGTGGGTAACAGCACAGAGACCACCTCCCAACTGGCCCAGCAGAGGGGAGATCAGCATCATGGACTACCGGGTGCGTTACCGGCCTGAGCTGGAGTTGGTGCTTGATGGGATCAACTGTGATATCAAGAGTACCGAGAAG GTTGGTGTTGTGGGCCGAACAGGAGCTGGGAAATCCTCCCTCACAAATTGCCTCTTTCGCATTCTGGAGGCAGCAGGGGGAAAGATCCTGATTGATGGGCTGGATATAGCAACCCTTGGCCTGCATGACCTGCGCCAGAACCTTACCATCATCCCACAG GATCCTGTTCTCTTTTCGGGGACCTTGCGCATGAATTTGGACCCATTTGACCAGTACTCGGATGAGGAAGTCTGGCGTGCTCTGGAGCTAGCTCACCTGAAGCCTTACGTGCACAACCTGCCTGAGGGACTGTCCCATCTAGTGAGCGAAGCTGGAGAGAACATGAG TGTGGGACAGAGGCAACTTCTCTGTCTGGCACGAGCCCTCCTTCGTAAATCCAAAATCCTGATTCTGGATGAGGCCACAGCAGCTGTGGACATGGAAACGGATCACTTGATCCAAGAGACTATCCGCACTGAGTTTGCCAGCTGCACCGTGCTCACCATTGCTCATCGACTACACACCATTATGGACAGCAACAG AGTGATGGTGCTTCAGGCTGGGAAGATTGTGGAATTTAATAACCcagagcagctgcttgaagaaggAGGCATCTTTGCTAGCATGGCAAAGGATGCTGGTATCACGGGAACCCTGGACACTTCCCTGTAA
- the ABCC2 gene encoding ATP-binding cassette sub-family C member 2 isoform X1: MCSKGLNVHEELMISQLSSRDCFWTPQCWVCGTFALFGFLWLIQQLGNSKRRQCLAMAAALDQFCGSVFWNSSFLDRGDADLPICFEQTVLTWVPLGFIWIFGPWQLLPLCISKTKKLSFTRIYVAKQTLTILLLLLALAELVITIVQAGKQQSTPAVRYTNPALHSITWLLVLMIHCTCRFAARRDSWTLFFFLILSLLCDVFQLQTLIRQAIQGLISDIPRFCLFTVSYGAQLFLLIISAVSDTAPEMKEAAKKNPEITASFLSLITFNWYNRILLKGYKKPLEMDDLWELKDADKTSRVSGMFEKNMQAGIKKAQRKLEIRHCQRRHRSPITDQMNGLSKAQSQDALVLEEKHQKPKKKGDKGDVRRDYAKHWLLVAMMYTFSGNLLKSVVLKVVHDLLVFVSPQLLKLMISFVSDQEAYIWHGYLYALLLFATALVQSICLQQYFLLCFKLGMNVRTTLMAAIYKKALTVSNTTRKESTVGETVNLMSADAQRFMDFTNFVHQLWSAPLQIVLSIVFLWGELGPSMLAGIGVMILLLPINALLVTKARDIQMKNMKNKDERMKIMNEVLSGIKILKLFAWEPSFEQRIGQIRVRELKGLLNFSYLQAVAIFLFTCAPVIVSVVTFAVYVMVDDTHVLDAQKAFTSISLFNVLRFPLTMLPLVFSSLVQVNVSTERLERYLGSDDLDTSAIWQEPNPDCAVHFSDSSFAWEQNSDAAIKDITLKVPHGHLVAIVGAVGSGKSSLLSAMLGEMENIKGHINIQGSVAYVPQQAWIQNATLKDNILFGSPLDEARYQQVLEACALLPDMQLLPGGDLTEIGEKGINLSGGQKQRVSLARAVYNNADIYLLDDPLSAVDSHVGRHIFDKVLGPDGLLRHKTRILVTHSLNFLAQVDDIVMLVAGTVSEQGSYSNLLANGGEFAQLLITYGNQQENKAEEEAIVGMGEDLEFSGDSEPGAEEMPADVVTMTQKNEASIQQKNFTRSLSSSSNMSLVRASQRKLKQLKSVEEVKGQRLIENEAMETGKVKFSVYLQYLHAVGSGFYTCVFIAYLGQYAAVVGSSLWLSAWTNDAQQLSLNETYSTAQRDMRVGVYGALGVVQALFLLAGSFLAASGAVQASRILHQRLIRNILRAPMSFFDTTPTGRIVNRFAKDIFTVDETIPMSFRSWLSCFLGILSTLLLICLATPFFAIVIVPLSILYYLVQQFYVTTSRQLRRLDSVTRSPIYSHFSETVSGLSVIRAYRHQERFLLHNEKIVDLNQKSVYSWIISNRWLAVRLEFVGNLVVFFSALLAVFSKDSGSLTSGIVGLSISSALNVTQTLNWLVRMTSELETNIVAVERVHEYSQVASEAPWVTAQRPPPNWPSRGEISIMDYRVRYRPELELVLDGINCDIKSTEKVGVVGRTGAGKSSLTNCLFRILEAAGGKILIDGLDIATLGLHDLRQNLTIIPQDPVLFSGTLRMNLDPFDQYSDEEVWRALELAHLKPYVHNLPEGLSHLVSEAGENMSVGQRQLLCLARALLRKSKILILDEATAAVDMETDHLIQETIRTEFASCTVLTIAHRLHTIMDSNRVMVLQAGKIVEFNNPEQLLEEGGIFASMAKDAGITGTLDTSL; encoded by the exons ATGTGTTCCAAGGGGCTAAATGTGCACGAGGAGTTAATGATTAGTCAACTGTCATCAAGAGATTGTTTCTGGACCCCCCAGTGTTGGGTGTGTGGGACTTTTGCCCTGTTCGGCTTCCTGTGGCTGATTCAACAGCTGGGTAATAGCAAGAGGAGACAGTGCCTCGCCATGGCAGCTGCCTTGGATCAGTTCTGTGGCTCTGTTTTTTGG AACTCCTCTTTCCTGGATCGTGGCGATGCTGACCTGCCAATCTGCTTTGAGCAGACTGTCCTCACATGGGTCCCTCTGGGCTTTATCTGGATCTTTGGTCCATGGCAGCTTCTCCCGCTGTGCATATCCAAGACGAAGAAATTATCATTCACTCGCATTTACGTCGCTAAGCAG ACACTGACTATTCTACTCTTACTATTGGCACTAGCTGAGTTGGTCATCACCATTGTCCAAGCTGGAAAGCAACAATCAACCCCTGCTGTCCGATACACAAATCCTGCACTCCATAGCATCACTTGG CTACTTGTTTTGATGATCCATTGCACCTGTCGCTTTGCTGCACGCAGAGACTCATggactctcttcttcttcctcatcctttCTCTGCTCTGTGATGTGTTTCAGCTGCAGACTCTGATTCGGCAAGCAATCCAG GGCCTCATCTCTGACATACCACGTTTCTGCCTCTTCACTGTCTCCTATGGGGCTCAGCTCTTTTTGTTGATCATCTCTGCAGTTTCGGACACTGCCCCTGAAATGAAAGAAGCAGCAAAGAAG AACCCAGAAATCACAGCCTCCTTCCTGAGCCTTATCACCTTCAACTGGTACAACAG GATATTGCTGAAAGGCTATAAGAAGCCATTGGAGATGGATGACCTATGGGAACTGAAAGATGCAGACAAGACCAGTCGAGTTTCAGGCATGTTTGAGAAGAACATGCAAGCTGGCATTAAAAAGGCCCAGCGGAAACTGGAGATCCGGCACTGCCAGAGGAGGCATCGGTCACCAATCACTGACCAGATGAATGGCTTAAGCAAGGCCCAGAGTCAGGATGCCTTGGTTCTG GAAGAAAAACACCAGAAACCAAAGAAAAAGGGGGACAAAGGAGACGTCAGACGAGACTACGCAAAGCATTGGCTGCTTGTGGCTATGATGTACACCTTTTCTGGGAACCTGCTGAAATCAGTGGTGTTGAAGGTGGTGCATGACTTGCTAGTGTTTGTGAGCCCACAGTTGCTGAA GCTGATGATCTCCTTTGTGTCGGATCAAGAGGCTTACATTTGGCACGGCTACCTCTACGCATTGCTGCTGTTTGCCACTGCACTAGTGCAGTCTATCTGTCTGCAGCAATATTTCCTCCTCTGTTTCAAGCTGGGCATGAATGTTCGCACCACACTCATGGCTGCCATCTATAAGAAG GCGCTCACGGTCTCCAATACCACGCGCAAGGAATCCACGGTCGGTGAAACAGTGAACCTGATGTCTGCCGATGCCCAGCGCTTTATGGACTTCACAAACTTCGTGCACCAGCTGTGGTCAGCTCCGCTACAGATTGTGCTGTCTATTGTGTTTCTGTGGGGAGAGCTGGGCCCGTCCATGCTTGCTGGGATTGGAGTCATGATACTGCTTCTGCCCATCAATGCCTTGCTGGTCACCAAGGCCCGTGACATCCAG ATGAAGAACATGAAAAACAAGGATGAGCGCATGAAAATAATGAATGAAGTTCTCAGTGGCATCAAG ATCCTGAAGCTGTTTGCCTGGGAGCCATCGTTTGAGCAGCGAATCGGGCAGATCCGGGTGCGGGAGCTGAAGGGGCTGCTGAATTTTTCCTACCTGCAGGCAGTTGCCATCTTCCTCTTCACCTGCGCTCCTGTCATA GTCTCTGTGGTAACATTTGCTGTTTATGTAATGGTGGATGATACGCACGTCTTAGATGCACAGAAGGCCTTCACCTCTATCTCTCTCTTTAATGTGCTGCGCTTCCCTCTCACCATGCTGCCTCTGGTGTTCTCCTCCCTGGTGCAG GTCAATGTATCTACAGAGCGGCTTGAACGGTACCTGGGAAGTGATGACCTGGACACTTCTGCAATATGGCAGGAACCCAACCCTG ACTGTGCTGTGCATTTTTCTGACTCTTCCTTTGCCTGGGAACAGAACTCTGATGCCGCCATTAAAGA CATAACCCTGAAAGTTCCACACGGGCACTTGGTGGCCATTGTGGGGGCTGTGGGATCTGGAAAATCCTCTTTGTTGTCCGCCATGCTGGGTGAGATGGAGAACATCAAGGGGCATATCAATATTCAG GGCTCCGTGGCGTATGTGCCTCAACAGGCCTGGATCCAGAATGCTACACTGAAGGACAACATCCTTTTTGGGTCGCCCCTTGATGAAGCCCGATACCAGCAGGTGCTCGAGGCATGTGCCCTACTTCCAGACATGCAGCTGCTCCCCGGAGGAGACCTTACAGAGATTGGGGAGAAG GGAATTAACCTAAGTGGAGGCCAGAAACAACGTGTCAGCCTGGCTAGAGCTGTATACAACAATGCAGATATCTACTTGCTGGATGATCCCCTCTCAGCTGTGGATTCACATGTAGGACGGCATATTTTTGACAAAGTATTGGGACCAGATGGGCTGCTGCGGCATAAG ACGCGGATACTAGTGACCCACAGCCTGAATTTCCTGGCACAAGTTGATGACATTGTGATGCTGGTGGCTGGAACCGTGTCAGAACAAGGTTCTTATAGCAACTTACTGGCCAATGGTGGGGAGTTTGCACAGTTGCTCATCACCTATGGGAACCAGCAAGAGAACAAAGCTGAAGAGGAAGCAATAG TGGGGATGGGTGAAGATCTGGAGTTCAGTGGAGACTCTGAGCCTGGAGCTGAAGAGATGCCAGCTGACGTAGTGACCATGACCCAGAAGAACGAAGCCAGTATCCAGCAGAAGAACTTCACCCGCAG ccttagcagcagcagcaacatgtcCCTTGTCAGGGCCAGTCAAAGAAAACTGAAGCAGTTGAAGTCAGTGGAGGAAGTGAAAGGACAGAGGCTGATCGAAAATGAGGCTATGGAAACTGGCAAG GTGAAGTTCTCTGTGTACCTGCAGTATTTGCATGCTGTTGGAAGTGGATTCTACACATGTGTCTTCATTGCCTACCTGGGGCAATATGCGGCCGTAGTGGGTTCCAGCCTGTGGCTTAGTGCCTGGACGAATGATGCTCAGCAGCTGAGCCTGAATGAGACCTACTCAACTGCCCAACGTGACATGCGTGTTGGAGTCTATGGGGCACTGGGTGTGGTCCAAG CTCTTTTCCTACTGGCTGGATCCTTTCTTGCTGCCAGTGGCGCTGTACAAGCCTCCCGCATCCTGCACCAGCGACTGATCAGGAACATCCTCCGGGCACCCATGAGTTTCTTTGATACAACGCCAACTGGCCGCATTGTGAATAGGTTTGCCAAG GACATTTTCACAGTGGATGAGACCATTCCGATGTCATTCCGCAGCTGGCTGAGCTGCTTTCTGGGAATTCTCAGTACACTGCTGCTGATCTGCCTGGCTACGCCTTTCTTCGCCATTGTCATCGTGCCGCTGAGTATCCTCTACTACTTAGTTCAG CAATTCTATGTGACCACATCCCGCCAGCTGCGGCGCCTGGACTCAGTCACCCGGTCGCCCATCTATTCCCACTTCAGTGAGACGGTGTCAGGCCTCTCTGTTATCCGGGCCTACAGGCACCAAGAGCGCTTCCTGCTGCACAATGAGAAGATTGTGGACCTCAACCAGAAGTCTGTATACTCTTGGATCATTTCCAACAG GTGGTTGGCGGTGCGCCTAGAATTCGTGGGCAATCTTGTGGTTTTCTTTTCAGCACTGCTGGCTGTCTTTTCCAAAGACTCTGGCTCTTTGACAAGTGGCATTGTGGGACTGTCCATCTCCTCAGCTCTCAAT GTGACCCAGACTCTCAACTGGTTGGTACGGATGACATCGGAGCTGGAGACCAATATTGTAGCAGTAGAGCGAGTACATGAATATTCACAGGTGGCAAGTGAG GCCCCGTGGGTAACAGCACAGAGACCACCTCCCAACTGGCCCAGCAGAGGGGAGATCAGCATCATGGACTACCGGGTGCGTTACCGGCCTGAGCTGGAGTTGGTGCTTGATGGGATCAACTGTGATATCAAGAGTACCGAGAAG GTTGGTGTTGTGGGCCGAACAGGAGCTGGGAAATCCTCCCTCACAAATTGCCTCTTTCGCATTCTGGAGGCAGCAGGGGGAAAGATCCTGATTGATGGGCTGGATATAGCAACCCTTGGCCTGCATGACCTGCGCCAGAACCTTACCATCATCCCACAG GATCCTGTTCTCTTTTCGGGGACCTTGCGCATGAATTTGGACCCATTTGACCAGTACTCGGATGAGGAAGTCTGGCGTGCTCTGGAGCTAGCTCACCTGAAGCCTTACGTGCACAACCTGCCTGAGGGACTGTCCCATCTAGTGAGCGAAGCTGGAGAGAACATGAG TGTGGGACAGAGGCAACTTCTCTGTCTGGCACGAGCCCTCCTTCGTAAATCCAAAATCCTGATTCTGGATGAGGCCACAGCAGCTGTGGACATGGAAACGGATCACTTGATCCAAGAGACTATCCGCACTGAGTTTGCCAGCTGCACCGTGCTCACCATTGCTCATCGACTACACACCATTATGGACAGCAACAG AGTGATGGTGCTTCAGGCTGGGAAGATTGTGGAATTTAATAACCcagagcagctgcttgaagaaggAGGCATCTTTGCTAGCATGGCAAAGGATGCTGGTATCACGGGAACCCTGGACACTTCCCTGTAA